In a single window of the Mustelus asterias chromosome 3, sMusAst1.hap1.1, whole genome shotgun sequence genome:
- the LOC144491785 gene encoding uncharacterized protein LOC144491785, translated as MTPTTTTPTTTPTTTPTTTPTTTTPTTTPTTTTATTSTPTTTPTTTPTSTTRTTSPTTTTPTMTPTTTTPTTTTPTTTPTTTTMTAPTTTTPTTSTPTTTPTTTTPLTTTPKSTAMTSTPTTTPTTTTPTTTAMTTTPTTATPTTTPTTTTPTATPTTTPTTTPTTTTTTTSAPTTTPMTTPTTTTPTTTPTTTPTTTPMTTTTTTSAPTTTPMTTPTTSTPTTTPTTTPT; from the coding sequence atgaccccaacgacgacgaccccaacgacgaccccaacgacgaccccaacgacaaccccaacaacgacgaccccaacgacgaccccaacaacgacgaccGCAACGAcgtcgaccccaacgacgaccccaacaacgaccccaacgTCGACCACCCGAACAACGTCCCCAACGACAACGACCCCAAcgatgaccccaacgacgacgaccccaacgacgacgaccccaacaacgaccccaacaacgaccaCAATGACAGccccaacaacgacgaccccaacgacgtcgaccccaacgacgaccccaacgacgacgaccccattGACGACGACCCCAAAGTCGACCGCAATGAcgtcgaccccaacgacgaccccaacgacgacgacaccAACGACGACCGcaatgacgacgaccccaacgacggcgaccccaacgacgaccccaacaacgacgaccccaacggcgaccccaacgacgaccccaacgacgaccccaacgacgaccaccACAACGACGTcggccccaacgacgaccccaatgacgaccccaacaacaacgaccccaacgacgaccccaacgacgaccccaacgacgaccccaatgacgaccaCCACAACGACGTCagccccaacgacgaccccaatgacgaccccaacgacgtcgaccccaacgacgaccccaacaacgaccccaacg